A window from Heliangelus exortis chromosome 17, bHelExo1.hap1, whole genome shotgun sequence encodes these proteins:
- the LOC139803977 gene encoding ankyrin repeat domain-containing protein 26-like has product MAASVGKMKLIQVLLHYGADISHKDADGRTADDYACIYGYPSLSEQLSESAAPKKAEAARAGVEDFSKGGLKRSEKKGIGDGWSASAEQLDFTPKAALAQLQRERHLFHQLLENLQEQQLIQGRAVTVAQERFNEVFQQVSAAAEKQVYMLEKRNKALKADCTDLREQISKYEADKVKREGNVRKLQQELGEALKKLSVAEASLEVATKRCRNLEEASLGLEKELGEAKSKCRELEEQQLQYEHQIHHYKDRKRKLREKSQKLKDLLSSSSETRARVKELEERVQW; this is encoded by the exons atgGCTGCTTCTGTCGGGAAGATGAAATTGATCCAAGTTCTCCTGCATTACGGTGCTGACATTTCCCATAAAGATGCTGATGGGCGGACAGCTGATGATTATGCTTGTATTTATGGGTATCCCAG tCTTAGtgagcagctgtcagaaagtgcagctccaaagaaggcagaagcagctcgTGCAG GAGTGGAAGACTTTTCCAAAGGAGGCTTGAAAAG atCTGAGAAAAAGGGGATTGGTGATGGTTGGAGTGCTTCTGCAGAACAACTGGATTTTACTCCCAAG GCGgcattggcccagctccagagggaaaggcatttattccatcagctgctggaaaacctgcaggagcagcagctcatccaaggAAGGGCAGTGACTGTTGCCCAGGAACGGTTTAATGAAGTTTTCCAacaagtcagtgctgctgctgagaaacaagtgtacatgctggaaaagaggaacaagGCATTAAAGGCCGATTGCACTGATTTAAGAGAACAAATCTCTAAATATGAGGCtgacaaagtaaaaagagag ggcaatgtcagaaagctgcagcaggagcttggtgaagctcttaaaaagctgtctgtggcagaagcttcgctggaagttgctacgaagcgctgcaggaacctggaggaagccagcctgggcttggaaaaggaactgggagaggctaaatccaag tgtcgggaactggaagagcagcagcttcaataTGAGCATCAGATTCATCACTACAaggataggaaaagaaaactaagagagAAGTCCCAAAAACTTAAAGACCTCCTGTCATCATCTTCTGAGACCAGGGCTAGAgtaaaagagctggaagagcgTGTGCAGTGGTAA